The Manihot esculenta cultivar AM560-2 chromosome 11, M.esculenta_v8, whole genome shotgun sequence genome includes a region encoding these proteins:
- the LOC110626898 gene encoding uncharacterized protein LOC110626898, which produces MATCVRASPSRPCFHVSYTSQSHQKPRMLPVLPVGVKRFPTLSVKIAPVFLPYGLVLKHQQQETALKYKQLTPVCLLGGKDKSERDSGGSPWNPFEKVMGNFKGQSVEDMLRQQIEKQEFYDGGSGKNPPRGGGGGSGDGFGGSDDEGLAGIMDETLQVILATMGFILLYIYILTGEEMTRLGKDFIKFLFGGSKSVRLTKVMDKWKSFFVPPKEEEEIDRFWLEKEIINTPTVYDSPEKFRRLYRPSIIANAISNATSNATSNASDE; this is translated from the exons ATGGCAACTTGTGTTCGTGCAAGTCCCTCCAGACCTTGTTTTCATGTCTCATATACATCTCAATCACACCAAAAACCTCGGATGCTCCCTGTCTTACCAGTTGGTGTTAAGCGTTTCCCTACATTATCTGTAAAAATTGCTCCAGTATTCCTCCCATATGGACTTGTATTGAAACACCAACAACAGGAAACTGCACTGAAGTACAAGCAACTGACACCTGTTTGCTTGCTTGGTGGCAAAGATAAGTCTGAAAGGGACAGTGGG GGTTCTCCATGGAATCCCTTTGAGAAGGTCATGGGAAATTTTAAGGGACAGTCAGTAGAAGATATGTTGCGGCAGCAGATTGAAAAACAAGAATTTTATGATGGAGGAAGTGGGAAAAATCCACCtcgtggtggtggtggtggaagtGGGGATGGCTTTGGAGGATCTGATGATGAAGGCCTTGCAGGAATCATGGATGAAACACTGCAAGTAATCTTAGCTACCATGGGCTTTATTTTGCTG TATATTTACATCCTTACTGGGGAGGAAATGACTCGACTTGGGAAAGACTTCATCAAGTTTCTTTTTGGAGGAAGCAAGAGTGTTCGTCTGACGAAAGTAATGGACAAGTGGAAAAGTTTCTTCGTGCCTccgaaggaggaggaggagattgACAGATTTTGGCTGGAAAAGGAGATCATCAATACCCCAACAGTGTATGACAGCCCCGAAAAATTCAGGCGACTCTACAGGCCCTCGATAATTGCAAATGCGATTTCAAATGCGACTTCAAATGCGACTTCAAATGCATCAGATGAGTGA